GGTATGTTGTTATGAGAGCACCACCTAGAGGATACCATGAGTTAGAGACTGAAGAGGAAGTTAGTTCTGCACCCGTAACAGTTGAGCATAAAGAAGATACTGGAGATCAAGCATCTGATGATGAGAGTTTTTGTGTTAGGAATGATTGTGAGGGTGTTTTTATATATGAGTAATGATAGTTTGTTGTTGTTTCAGGTAAGCTGGTACAATGACTTCCAAAGCTGTTACTGAGAAGGCGCGTCGCAGTAAGCGCCAAGCTGGCCTTGATGTTAGTCCACAAGTGTCTTTAACCGCGAAGAAACCTAAGAAGAATGGTCCAAAGGTTAATGCAGAATTACAGTCACCAGCTGAAGAAATGGAAGATGTCGAGCTTCCCGGTTCTGAAGAAGTCGAACAAGATGCAGAACCAGAAGAAGAAGAAGATAAAGACGATGAGACTGAACCACCAGAAGAAAAAGAAGATAAAGACGATGAGACTGAACCACCAGAAGAAAAAGAAGATAAAGACGATGAGACTGAACCACCAGAAGAAAAAGAAGATAAAGACGATGAGACTGAACCACCAGAAGAAAAAGAAGATAAAGACGATGAGACTGAACCACCAGAAGAAAAAGAAGATAAAGACGATGAGACTGAACCACCAGAAGAAAAAGAAGATAAAGACGATGAGACTGAACCACCAGAAGAAAAAGAAGATAAAGACGATGAGACTGAACCACCAGAAGAAAAAGAAGATAAAGACGATGAGACTGAACCACCAGAAGAAAAAGAAGATAAAGACGATGAGACTGAACCACCAGAAGAAAAAGAAGATAAAGACGATGTCTAAATCTAGACTTTCTTCCATGGTTAGAGCTACAAAAAACAAGGCTCAACTACAGAAGATGAAACCCAGAAACATACAATCTGCTACATCTTGGAACAATTGGGTGAAAGGAAGATGTACTTCAGCTTTTCAGGTAATATCATATGTGTCTTATGTAGAATAAATTTGGGTATGTAAGTAGGATTAATTTGTAATTGTTCTTGGTTATCGGTAGGAACAAAGTGATAAGTACATGGAACTCAGGAAGGGTCAAATTCCTCATACCACTAGCCGTAAAGGCATGATTCGGCTTGCAGATGAGATGGTATGTTTTTCGTATTCAAACGCAAGATATGTGTTAATTAGAAACAAATCTCTTGACAGGATTTTAATTTAACTTGTAGAAAAAAAAACACTTCAGATCCTAAGCAAGTAACTAGAACTAAGGTTTGAGTTGCTGGTCATACGCATTCTGATGGAAGACCAGTGCGTGAAGAATTCGAAGATACCGTAGTAAGATTAAATGTCAACAGTCATATTATGATGCCTTCTAAAGTTAATTTTACATATATTGTTGAATTTATGATTGTAGGAGAAGATAAAGAGAATGGACAGTGAAATGGACTCAAGTTCAGCAGATAATATTGGTGAAGATGCTGTCTCCCAGGTTCTAGGAAAAGATAAACCAGGAAGAGTTAGGGGGATGGGACGAGGAGTTACTGCCACCAAGTTGGCATTCTTACATGTTAGAGATTCACATGTCCAGAAGCTTGAAGCTACTCAAGCAGATCTAATCAACAAGGTTGAAGATTTGCAAAATGTGGTTAAGGACTTAGCTGGTAAAAAGGTAACTCCTTATTGCTGTTGATAATTATAATAGATTTTGTGGTCTTTAAGATTTTAAAAGTTTTGTTTCCTTATTGGGTTAGAAAAAGGCGGATATGATTCTACTTCTGAGTTAAGCGATGTGAGCTAGGGAGGAATAAGGTGCCAGATACTGGATTGGATCTCGAATGATGATTTGGTTGTTGCTGAAGGAGAATTCTACTCTGGTGAACCCACATATAAGATTGGTCGAATTCCACTGGGGTCCTAATGCGGCTGCTGTTGTAGTGAAGTCTGTTTCAGTCGTAACAGCACCTATATGGAGACCAACTACAACTTGTGTATCGCTTAGTCAGGCTTTTAGAGTCAAAATTGCATGGCCATCTGAGAAGCTCATCTTGGACGATGCTATTGACTTATCAAAAAAGAGTAACACCGACGGATCAGAGGTAAACATTATCCATTTTCTGTTCTTTGATATTAACTTTATATACTGATGAAATTTTGTATATATACTATGCATGATTGAGGCTATAGCTGCATCTTTAGAGAAAGTTCAAATATTTGATTACTGGAAAATTGAAGAAGAGTTGATTGCTGAGGGTGTATTGTTGACTACTGAACCTAGTGAACTGGTCAACAAAATTCCCCTGGGCCCGAATGCTGGAGTTCTTAGAGTGGAAATGGTTTTTAAGCCTGATGCATTTTTATGGAGACCAACGCCTGAAATGATAAAGATGGGTGATGCAGTACATGAGACAATTGCTTGGCCTCTAGATAAGCTAAAACTTCCTCAACCACAATCACCTGCTGAATCAAACAGGAAATCCAATCAGGTTAGTTTGTGAAATCTGAGAATTTAGATATTGTAATGTCGTCAAATTGGTAGGTTGTCGGTGATGATAATGTGATTAAATTGTTTGTCATTTTTGGTTTTAGAGTGGTAGTCAAAGCATTGGTAGCAGCAACAAAGGTGGTAAACATAATTGCGCTCTCTTGGACTATCCTGGCTTAGGACAAAGGATTGCTTTAGGTCGGGTGTTCTCAACTGATCCAGCAGAGAAGTTGCATTTCGTCCCTTTAGGTCCCAATGCTACGAAGGTCTGGGTAGAGGTTTCTGAGTTCGATGCGGCACGAATGTGGAGGCCAAACTCTGAAATCGAATATATAGGTGATGCAGTAGGAAGCACTGTGGCTTGGCCAAATGATAAGATAGTTTATATCTAAGACCCTTCTTTAGCTTTTGTGTGAAGTATGTAGTATGAAACTTATGTAGAGTTTGGATGTTTGTGGAATCTTTGAAGGTTAAATGAAATTTATTTTCTGTTTTAAAATTCAGTAATTCGAGCATATAAAAATAAATAAATAAAAAAATATATATATATATATATATATGAAAATATAAAATAATAATATATAAAAATATAAATAATATATATAGCAAATTCGTAACTGCTATAGTAGTTTTAACCATAATAAACGGAAAATGCTATTAATATAAACAGATATATAAAATATATAGCACCTATCTAACTGCTATAATAGTTTTAACCATAACAATAGGAAAACACTGTTAATAAAAGAAGTAATAGCATTAATGACTCGCTATTAAAACATATTTAATTGCAGAATAAAAAGCGCTATCTTAATGGACGAAAAGATAGCACCGCTAAATTCCGCTATGTAAAGTCCTTTACCTACTATGACGGGCGATGATACAGCGCTTCAAAAACCGCTATACTATCGTTATATAGCGTTTTTCGTCCGCTAATAAAACCCATTTTCTTGTAGTGTTGGGAATATTTTTTTTTATCCATTCTGAAACATGATGAGAAGTTGTGGTTTTGTTGATTTAAATTTTGTTGGAAATATATTCATGGGTGGGGCAACGAAGAACCCATCACGTTCAATGTTGTTTGGACGTATTATGGCAAACATTGAATGGTTTTCAATGTTTTCTGCAC
This genomic interval from Brassica oleracea var. oleracea cultivar TO1000 chromosome C2, BOL, whole genome shotgun sequence contains the following:
- the LOC106323388 gene encoding spore wall protein 2-like translates to MTSKAVTEKARRSKRQAGLDVSPQVSLTAKKPKKNGPKVNAELQSPAEEMEDVELPGSEEVEQDAEPEEEEDKDDETEPPEEKEDKDDETEPPEEKEDKDDETEPPEEKEDKDDETEPPEEKEDKDDETEPPEEKEDKDDETEPPEEKEDKDDETEPPEEKEDKDDETEPPEEKEDKDDETEPPEEKEDKDDETEPPEEKEDKDDV